In Carya illinoinensis cultivar Pawnee chromosome 7, C.illinoinensisPawnee_v1, whole genome shotgun sequence, the following are encoded in one genomic region:
- the LOC122317114 gene encoding glycogen synthase kinase-3 homolog MsK-3-like: MASGLSDSRGNTVGIDRLHDKMNGMKIWGDKETETTVIDGKGTEAGHIIVTSISGNYGEPKQTISYMAERVVGNGSFGVVFQAKCLETGETVAIKKVLQDKRYKNRELQMMRFLDHPNVVCLKHSFLSKTEKNELYLNLVLEYVPETVYRVIRHYNKMHHRMPLIYVKVYFYQICRALAYIHNCVGVCHRDLKPQNLLVNPHTHQVKLCDFGSAKALVTGETNISYICSRYYRAPELIFGATQYNTAIDMWSAGCVLAELLLGEPLFSGERAVDQLVEIIKVLGTPTREEIKCMNPNYTEFKFPQIKAYPWYKIFNKRVPPEAVDLVSRLLQYSPNLRSTALEALVHPFFDELRDPSACLPNGRPFPPLFNFKSHELKEVPAEMVVKLIPKHARKNCPFFGSS, from the exons ATGGCTTCTGGGTTAAGCGATTCAAGGGGAAATACAGTTGGCATTGATAGGTTGCACGACAAGATGAATGGCATGAAAATTTGGGGTGACAAG GAAACAGAGACAACTGTTATTGACGGAAAAGGGACAGAGGCAGGCCATATAATTGTCACATCTATCAGTGGAAACTATGGCGAGCCAAAACAA ACGATAAGCTACATGGCTGAGCGTGTTGTAGGGAATGGCTCCTTTGGAGTAGTATTCCAg GCAAAGTGCTTAGAGACCGGTGAAACTGTTGCCATAAAAAAGGTTCTTCAAGACAAGAGGTACAAGAATCGGGAGTTACAGATGATGAGATTTCTAGACCACCCCAATGTTGTGTGCTTGAAGCACAGCTTCTTgtcaaaaactgaaaagaatgAGCTCTATCTTAACCTTGTGCTGGAGTATGTACCTGAGACTGTCTATCGGGTGATCAGACACTACAATAAGATGCATCATAGGATGCCATTGATATACGTAAAAGTTTACTTTTACCAG ATATGTAGAGCGCTTGCATACATTCATAATTGTGTTGGAGTCTGTCACAGGGATTTAAAGCCTCAAAATCTACTG GTCAATCCACATACCCACCAAGTTAAACTCTGTGACTTTGGAAGTGCAAAAGCCTTG GTAACGGGGGAGACAAATATATCTTACATCTGTTCCAGGTACTACCGAGCGCCTGAACTGATATTTGGTGCAACTCAGTACAACACAGCCATAGACATGTGGTCTGCTGGCTGTGTTCTAGCTGAATTATTGCTTGGGGAG CCTCTCTTTTCTGGTGAGCGTGCAGTAGACCAGCTTGTGGAAATAATTAAG GTTTTAGGTACCCCAACAAGAGAGGAAATTAAGTGCATGAATCCTAACTACACCGAGTTTAAGTTCCCTCAAATTAAAGCTTATCCATGGTACAAG ATATTCAACAAGCGTGTCCCTCCCGAAGCTGTCGATCTTGTCTCAAGACTACTTCAGTACTCTCCAAATCTCCGAAGTACAGCT CTGGAGGCTTTGGTTCATCCTTTCTTTGATGAGCTTCGTGATCCAAGCGCCTGCCTGCCAAATGGACGCCCCTTCCCCCCACTATTCAACTTTAAGTCCCATG AACTAAAGGAAGTGCCAGCAGAGATGGTGGTCAAATTGATTCCAAAGCACGCAAGAAAGAACTGCCCCTTCTTTGGGTCATCATGA
- the LOC122316498 gene encoding probable protein phosphatase 2C 49, producing MVAEIESVCQTSVPVLEDIKPVDKIPDAVLESSILQFMPSVRSGSFADIGPRRYMEDEHIHIDDLSSLLGSVFEFPKPSAFYGVFDGHGGPEAAAYIRKNVLRLFFEDADFPQTSEVDDAFLEEVENSLRKAYLLADLALADEFGVSSSSGTTALTALIFGRLLLVANTGDCRAVLSRKGKAIDMSQDHKPIYPSERRRVEELGGFIDDGYLNGVLSVSRALGDWDLKFPRGSSSPLIADPEFQQVVLTEDDEFLVMGCDGIWDVMSSQQAVSLVRRGLRRHGDPEQCARDLVMEALRLNTFDNLTVIVVCFSSLDNWEPSPPRQPKMRCCSLSAEALCSLRSLLDGSASS from the exons ATGGTTGCTGAAATCGAATCTGTGTGCCAAACGAGCGTGCCTGTGTTGGAG GATATCAAGCCTGTGGACAAAATCCCAGATGCAGTCCTTGAATCTTCCATCCTACAATTTATGCCCAGTGTCCGCTCTGGTAGCTTCGCTGACATTGGTCCTCGAAGATACATGGAAGATGAGCATATACATATAGATGATTTATCCTCACTCTTGGGATCAGTTTTTGAGTTTCCTAAACCAAGTGCTTTTTATGGG GTATTTGATGGTCATGGAGGACCTGAAGCAGCAgcttatataagaaaaaatgttCTTAGACTCTTTTTTGAAGATGCCGACTTCCCCCAAACATCAGAAGTGGATGATGCCTTCTTAGAGGAGGTTGAGAACTCACTTCGGAAAGCATATCTTCTGGCTGACCTAGCCTTAGCAGATGAATTTGGTGTGAGCAGTTCCTCTGGGACAACAGCTCTTACTGCTTTGATATTTGGAAG GCTTCTCTTGGTTGCCAATACTGGTGATTGCAGAGCAGTTCTTTCTCGGAAAGGAAAGGCAATCGACATGTCTCAAGACCACAAACCCATTTATCCATCAGAGAGGAGGCGAGTTGAAGAGTTAGGTGGGTTCATCGATGACGGGTATCTCAATGGTGTTTTATCAGTTAGTCGAGCCTTGGGGGACTGGGATCTGAAGTTCCCTCGTGGTTCTTCTTCACCACTTATTGCAGATCCAGAATTTCAGCAGGTGGTTCTAACTGAGGATGATGAGTTCCTCGTCATGGGGTGTGATGGAATTTGGGATGTGATGTCTAGTCAGCAAGCAGTTAGCCTTGTTCGTCGTGGGCTGCGGCGGCATGGTGACCCAGAACAGTGTGCTAGGGACCTTGTCATGGAAGCCTTGCGTCTCAACACATTTGACAATCTCACTGTGATTGTTGTCTGCTTCTCTTCTCTGGATAACTGGGAGCCATCACCACCACGGCAACCGAAGATGAGGTGCTGTAGCCTCTCTGCAGAAGCCCTTTGTAGCCTGAGGAGCTTGTTGGATGGCAGTGCCAGCAGTTGA